In Nitrobacteraceae bacterium AZCC 1564, the following proteins share a genomic window:
- a CDS encoding putative MFS transporter (product_source=KO:K08368; cath_funfam=1.20.1250.20; cog=COG0477; ko=KO:K08368; pfam=PF07690; superfamily=103473; transmembrane_helix_parts=Inside_1_34,TMhelix_35_57,Outside_58_66,TMhelix_67_89,Inside_90_101,TMhelix_102_121,Outside_122_125,TMhelix_126_148,Inside_149_159,TMhelix_160_182,Outside_183_191,TMhelix_192_214,Inside_215_275,TMhelix_276_298,Outside_299_307,TMhelix_308_330,Inside_331_336,TMhelix_337_359,Outside_360_362,TMhelix_363_382,Inside_383_402,TMhelix_403_425,Outside_426_429,TMhelix_430_452,Inside_453_488) → MQQSASIHSSVKLRGIDDVVSFIDSRNGINGRAGVIWWLALGGLFLDAFSNSALSAGLAPMTRDLHLAAAEVALLTSFASWVAIAFNPIGGAMADRWGRVRPLILAKVFAIVGGLLVIFATNFQTILVGRFFAGAAYGIDFAIAMAVLAEFTPVRFKSRLNTWQGMWYTAVCTNLLLALLFYSWNVGDSIWRYAVGATAVFAAFILVMQWALLVESPIWLARKERLDEAAAAMSKIYAKPFIAAPMAERIPVINQAKRGLANVLLIFRGVYLPRTILAATVQIGQSIQYFAIGWYLPLISAALFGKDFVYATLGALMFNVFGIFGGFMSPTIGRVLGLRLAAAVGFAAVFVMLVILGLFSDKMPIWLGAIVPSLFILFHSGGPGANGKSLSSLSFRGELRAGANGVIGALGSIGAALGLLVFPLFKEWYGLNHTFLILSAVPLVASIICFSIKWDPTRTTINPDNEAGAPQFEGDKVYAAGALQSAKS, encoded by the coding sequence GTGCAACAATCTGCATCCATACATTCATCTGTGAAGTTGCGCGGGATCGACGACGTTGTGTCGTTCATCGATTCCCGTAACGGTATTAACGGCAGGGCAGGCGTCATCTGGTGGCTCGCCCTCGGCGGCCTGTTTCTTGATGCGTTTTCAAACTCGGCACTGAGCGCGGGCCTTGCCCCGATGACGCGCGACCTGCATCTGGCTGCAGCCGAAGTCGCGCTGCTGACCTCATTCGCGTCGTGGGTCGCGATCGCCTTCAATCCGATCGGCGGCGCAATGGCCGATCGCTGGGGCCGCGTGCGTCCGCTGATCCTCGCAAAAGTGTTCGCCATCGTCGGCGGCTTGCTGGTGATCTTCGCAACCAACTTCCAGACTATTCTGGTCGGCCGCTTCTTCGCCGGCGCTGCTTACGGCATCGACTTCGCCATTGCGATGGCCGTGCTCGCGGAGTTCACGCCCGTGCGCTTCAAGAGCCGCCTGAATACCTGGCAGGGCATGTGGTACACGGCCGTGTGCACCAATCTGCTGCTGGCGCTGCTGTTCTATTCGTGGAACGTCGGTGACTCGATTTGGCGTTATGCGGTCGGCGCGACCGCCGTTTTCGCAGCCTTTATCCTCGTCATGCAGTGGGCGCTTCTCGTCGAAAGCCCGATCTGGCTGGCGCGCAAGGAGCGGCTGGACGAAGCGGCAGCGGCGATGAGCAAGATCTATGCAAAGCCTTTTATTGCAGCGCCGATGGCTGAGCGTATTCCTGTCATCAACCAGGCGAAGCGTGGCTTGGCCAACGTGCTGCTGATCTTCCGTGGCGTTTATCTGCCGCGCACGATCCTCGCAGCCACCGTGCAGATCGGTCAGTCGATCCAGTACTTTGCGATCGGCTGGTACCTTCCGCTGATCAGCGCGGCGCTGTTCGGCAAGGACTTCGTCTACGCCACCCTCGGCGCACTGATGTTCAACGTGTTCGGCATCTTCGGTGGCTTCATGTCGCCGACGATCGGCCGCGTGCTGGGCCTGCGTCTGGCGGCTGCGGTCGGCTTCGCCGCCGTGTTCGTGATGCTGGTGATCCTCGGCCTGTTCAGCGACAAGATGCCGATCTGGCTCGGCGCCATCGTGCCGTCGCTGTTCATCCTGTTCCACTCCGGTGGTCCGGGCGCGAACGGCAAAAGCCTGTCGTCGCTGTCGTTCCGCGGCGAATTGCGTGCCGGTGCGAACGGCGTGATCGGTGCACTCGGCTCCATCGGTGCGGCGCTGGGTCTCTTGGTGTTCCCGCTGTTCAAGGAATGGTATGGTCTGAACCACACCTTCCTGATCCTCTCGGCCGTCCCGCTGGTCGCCAGCATCATCTGCTTCTCGATCAAGTGGGACCCGACCCGCACCACCATCAATCCCGACAACGAGGCCGGTGCGCCGCAGTTCGAGGGAGACAAGGTGTACGCTGCGGGCGCACTGCAGTCGGCCAAGTCTTGA
- a CDS encoding hypothetical protein (product_source=Hypo-rule applied; cath_funfam=1.25.10.10; pfam=PF02195; superfamily=110849), with product MLVALTTKRFVSPQSEFSPGPAPFLEWIEVGRLVIDDSYQREIGRRGAVNVNQIAEFFDWSKFAPVIVAPVEGGKFAIVDGQHRTTAAMLRGQEAVPCQVVQADRAKQAAAYAAVNGNVTKTTAQQLYHARLAAKDSSALALADVCAAAGVEILRKNLVRSDIKAGQTYAVTALSRCLTIYGRDTLITALQCITQTADGNPGFVRATIIEALCEVLHPVPEWRDAGEILLRTMDKFKFADAWDQIAAGRDKIFPATAAKMMVDKLRKFLTRRMPVVGGKAA from the coding sequence ATGTTGGTAGCACTGACAACAAAGCGCTTCGTTTCACCTCAATCGGAGTTTTCTCCCGGTCCTGCACCATTTCTCGAATGGATCGAAGTTGGCCGGTTGGTGATCGATGACTCCTACCAAAGAGAGATCGGGAGACGCGGTGCAGTGAATGTGAACCAAATCGCGGAATTCTTCGATTGGTCGAAATTTGCACCGGTGATCGTTGCACCTGTCGAAGGAGGAAAGTTTGCAATTGTCGACGGCCAGCATCGAACCACCGCAGCTATGCTACGCGGTCAGGAAGCCGTTCCATGTCAAGTCGTGCAGGCAGATCGCGCGAAGCAAGCGGCAGCTTATGCTGCGGTGAACGGAAACGTCACAAAAACCACAGCTCAGCAGCTTTATCATGCGCGATTGGCAGCAAAGGATAGTTCAGCACTTGCTCTGGCCGATGTATGCGCGGCTGCTGGTGTAGAAATTTTGCGAAAGAACCTGGTGCGGTCGGATATCAAGGCAGGTCAAACATATGCCGTCACTGCACTGAGTCGCTGTCTCACAATTTATGGGCGTGATACGTTGATAACGGCGCTACAATGTATCACCCAAACAGCCGACGGTAATCCCGGTTTCGTCAGAGCAACTATTATCGAAGCTCTATGTGAGGTACTTCACCCTGTTCCGGAGTGGCGAGATGCGGGCGAAATACTATTAAGAACAATGGACAAATTTAAGTTTGCCGATGCGTGGGATCAAATAGCGGCAGGGCGAGACAAGATATTTCCTGCAACAGCAGCCAAAATGATGGTGGACAAGCTGCGGAAGTTTCTTACGCGAAGAATGCCCGTTGTAGGCGGAAAAGCGGCGTAG
- a CDS encoding TetR/AcrR family transcriptional repressor of nem operon (product_source=KO:K16137; cath_funfam=1.10.10.60; cog=COG1309; ko=KO:K16137; pfam=PF00440; superfamily=46689,48498), with amino-acid sequence MARPKLFDRDEALQAAIRAFRNTGFAGTSTDDLLNAMGISRQSLYDTFGDKRALYLEALRQYNADSLSRSLRALHAAPSPREGLEALLMEFVSRATENGHCLGVSSIGEFGRGDDDICALNDTSGHVLTTAIRQAVEAGHASGQIPKSVSPKATAVFILTLLSGLKVLARGGASQNDLRDAVRVGLNSLG; translated from the coding sequence ATGGCGAGACCAAAGCTTTTCGATCGCGATGAGGCCCTGCAGGCGGCCATCCGCGCGTTCCGCAACACCGGCTTTGCGGGCACGTCCACGGATGACCTGCTCAATGCCATGGGGATCAGCCGGCAGAGCCTCTACGACACGTTCGGCGACAAGCGCGCGCTCTATCTGGAAGCGCTGCGCCAGTACAATGCCGACAGCCTGTCGCGCTCGCTGCGCGCACTGCATGCGGCGCCCTCGCCGCGCGAGGGCCTTGAAGCGCTGCTGATGGAATTCGTCAGCCGCGCTACTGAAAACGGCCACTGCCTGGGCGTCAGTTCAATCGGCGAATTCGGCCGCGGCGATGACGACATCTGCGCGCTGAACGACACCAGCGGCCATGTGCTTACCACCGCCATTCGCCAGGCCGTTGAAGCCGGTCACGCCTCCGGCCAGATTCCAAAATCCGTCTCACCCAAAGCTACCGCCGTCTTCATCCTCACGCTGCTATCCGGCCTGAAAGTGCTCGCACGGGGCGGCGCCTCGCAGAACGACTTGCGCGATGCGGTGCGCGTCGGCCTGAACAGCCTCGGATAA
- a CDS encoding 3-oxoacyl-[acyl-carrier protein] reductase (product_source=KO:K00059; cath_funfam=3.40.50.720; cog=COG1028; ko=KO:K00059; pfam=PF13561; superfamily=51735) — protein MTTTLSGKTALVTGGSRGIGAAAVRRLSDDGANVAFTYAASADKANALVDELTAKGRNVIAIKADSANPEAIKRAVAKTAQRFGGVDILVNNAGILLHGMVDDYSLENFERMVAVNVRAVFVAVQAVLPHMQSGGRIITTGSVAADRTGFPGSSIYSMTKGAVAALTRGLARDLGPRGITVNTIQPGPTESDMSAGAREIVTPLLATGRMGKDTEIASLVAYLAGPESAFITGSALTIDGGYLA, from the coding sequence ATGACCACCACTCTTTCCGGGAAGACCGCGCTTGTGACCGGCGGATCGCGCGGCATCGGCGCCGCCGCCGTCCGCAGGCTGTCGGACGATGGCGCCAATGTCGCGTTCACTTACGCGGCCTCCGCCGACAAAGCTAACGCGCTTGTGGACGAACTCACTGCAAAGGGCCGTAACGTGATCGCCATCAAAGCCGACAGCGCAAATCCGGAAGCGATCAAGCGTGCGGTGGCAAAGACCGCGCAACGCTTCGGCGGCGTGGACATTCTCGTCAACAACGCCGGCATCCTGCTGCACGGCATGGTGGACGATTATTCGTTGGAAAATTTCGAGCGCATGGTCGCGGTGAATGTGCGCGCGGTGTTTGTCGCGGTGCAGGCGGTTCTGCCTCACATGCAAAGCGGCGGGCGGATCATCACCACCGGTAGTGTTGCCGCCGACCGCACGGGATTTCCCGGCTCGTCGATCTACAGCATGACCAAGGGCGCCGTGGCAGCGCTGACGCGCGGCCTCGCACGCGATCTCGGCCCACGCGGCATCACGGTCAATACCATCCAGCCGGGCCCGACGGAGTCCGACATGAGCGCAGGCGCGCGCGAGATCGTCACGCCGCTGCTCGCCACCGGCCGCATGGGTAAGGATACCGAGATCGCAAGCCTTGTTGCGTATCTCGCCGGTCCCGAAAGCGCATTCATCACCGGAAGCGCGCTGACGATCGACGGCGGTTATCTCGCGTGA
- a CDS encoding hypothetical protein (product_source=Hypo-rule applied; cleavage_site_network=SignalP-noTM; transmembrane_helix_parts=Inside_1_4,TMhelix_5_27,Outside_28_87), with protein sequence MFRSLIVLAFVLLAAAVLSIPTTTFAAPKEPRDGKAPRQRTTAPTQKPIARPHQATSCAEFGAGFVRAPGSDTCVRIGGGIGVGVGF encoded by the coding sequence ATGTTTCGCTCTCTTATAGTCCTCGCCTTCGTCTTGTTGGCCGCGGCGGTGTTGTCGATTCCAACGACAACCTTCGCCGCACCGAAAGAGCCGCGTGATGGCAAAGCCCCGCGCCAGCGAACAACGGCGCCAACTCAGAAACCGATCGCACGGCCGCACCAGGCGACGTCCTGCGCGGAGTTCGGGGCTGGCTTTGTTCGTGCTCCCGGTTCAGACACTTGCGTCCGTATCGGCGGCGGGATCGGCGTCGGCGTAGGATTTTAA
- a CDS encoding cell division topological specificity factor (product_source=KO:K03608; cath_funfam=3.30.1070.10; cog=COG0851; ko=KO:K03608; pfam=PF03776; superfamily=55229; tigrfam=TIGR01215): MSMNLWRLLSGRSASAPVARERLQILLAHERGLRGQPDLLNVLREEILAVVSRHVELDPEKVVVRMDRGESVSTLEVDIELPNGVEPRRLKVVV; the protein is encoded by the coding sequence ATGAGCATGAATCTGTGGCGGCTCCTCAGCGGCCGTTCGGCATCTGCGCCGGTTGCACGGGAACGGTTGCAGATTCTTCTCGCGCATGAACGCGGCCTGCGCGGCCAGCCGGATCTCTTGAACGTCTTGCGCGAGGAAATTCTCGCGGTGGTCTCGCGGCACGTCGAGCTCGATCCGGAAAAGGTCGTCGTTCGCATGGACCGCGGCGAGAGCGTCTCGACGCTGGAAGTCGACATCGAACTGCCGAACGGCGTCGAGCCCCGGCGGCTGAAGGTTGTGGTGTGA
- a CDS encoding septum site-determining protein MinD (product_source=KO:K03609; cath_funfam=3.40.50.300; cog=COG2894; ko=KO:K03609; pfam=PF01656; smart=SM00382; superfamily=52540; tigrfam=TIGR01968), protein MAKVLVVTSGKGGVGKTTSTAALGAALAQCGEKVVVVDFDVGLRNLDLVMGAERRVVFDLINVVHGVAKLSQALIRDKRLDNLWLLPASQTRDKDALTDEGVGAVIAELREKFDWILCDSPAGIERGATMAMRFADEAVIVTNPEVSSVRDSDRIIGMLDSKTVKAEKGEQIKKHILITRYDTSRAARGEMLSIDDILEILATPLLGIIPESQDVLKASNVGTPVTLNNAASAPAKAYTDAARRLMGESIAMVVPTERRGFMNRLLGRRAAA, encoded by the coding sequence ATGGCCAAAGTCTTGGTCGTGACGTCTGGCAAAGGTGGAGTTGGAAAGACGACGTCCACTGCCGCACTGGGCGCTGCGCTTGCGCAGTGCGGCGAGAAAGTCGTGGTCGTGGATTTCGATGTCGGCTTGCGCAATCTGGATCTCGTGATGGGCGCCGAACGCCGCGTGGTATTCGATCTCATCAACGTGGTGCATGGAGTCGCCAAGCTCTCGCAGGCGCTCATCCGCGACAAGCGCCTCGATAATCTGTGGCTGCTTCCCGCGTCGCAGACGAGGGACAAGGATGCGCTGACCGATGAGGGCGTCGGCGCCGTCATCGCCGAACTACGCGAGAAGTTCGATTGGATTCTCTGCGATAGCCCCGCGGGCATCGAGCGCGGCGCGACGATGGCAATGCGCTTTGCAGACGAAGCGGTCATCGTTACCAATCCCGAAGTCTCGTCGGTCCGCGACTCCGATCGCATCATCGGCATGCTCGATTCCAAGACCGTGAAGGCGGAGAAGGGCGAGCAGATCAAGAAGCACATTCTCATCACCCGCTACGACACCTCGCGCGCGGCGCGCGGCGAGATGCTCAGCATCGACGACATCCTGGAAATCTTGGCAACGCCGTTGCTCGGCATCATTCCCGAGAGCCAGGATGTGTTGAAAGCGTCGAACGTCGGCACGCCTGTCACGCTTAACAATGCGGCGAGCGCGCCGGCCAAGGCCTACACCGATGCCGCCCGCCGCCTGATGGGTGAATCCATCGCCATGGTGGTGCCGACCGAACGCAGGGGCTTCATGAATCGACTACTCGGACGGAGGGCCGCTGCATGA
- a CDS encoding septum site-determining protein MinC (product_source=KO:K03610; cath_funfam=2.160.20.70; cog=COG0850; ko=KO:K03610; pfam=PF03775; superfamily=63848; tigrfam=TIGR01222; transmembrane_helix_parts=Inside_1_20,TMhelix_21_43,Outside_44_232): MLSQKVEPQRQMVRLRGRSYVAFVFSPVVPIVGWLEQIDATIATSPGFFVGRPVVLDLSALSLSQSAITHLVTSLHARNIRVLGFEGVDASKLTPDLPPVLTSGRPVVIEQQEQQKKPDEKPRPTSLLLDSPVRSGQSVVFMDGDVTVLGSVGSGAEIVAGGSIHVYGALRGRAMAGVSGNPGARIYCQKIEAELLAIDGFYRTAEDINETVRHRPAQAWLDGDMMRISPLN, encoded by the coding sequence ATGCTTTCACAGAAGGTGGAACCACAACGGCAGATGGTGCGCCTCCGGGGGCGGTCCTACGTCGCGTTCGTGTTCAGCCCCGTTGTGCCGATCGTGGGGTGGCTGGAGCAGATCGACGCAACGATCGCGACGTCGCCCGGATTTTTTGTCGGACGGCCCGTCGTCCTCGATCTCTCCGCGCTGTCGTTAAGCCAATCCGCCATCACGCATCTGGTCACCAGTCTTCACGCAAGAAATATCCGCGTTCTCGGTTTTGAGGGCGTGGATGCTTCCAAGCTCACGCCTGACTTGCCGCCGGTTCTCACCAGCGGGCGTCCGGTTGTGATCGAACAGCAAGAGCAGCAGAAGAAGCCGGACGAGAAGCCGCGGCCAACGTCGCTGTTGCTCGACAGCCCGGTGCGATCGGGACAGTCGGTCGTATTCATGGACGGCGACGTCACGGTGCTGGGTTCGGTAGGCTCAGGCGCCGAGATCGTCGCGGGCGGCTCCATCCATGTGTACGGGGCGTTGCGTGGCCGCGCGATGGCGGGCGTCAGCGGCAATCCAGGCGCGCGGATCTATTGCCAAAAGATCGAGGCCGAGCTGCTCGCCATCGATGGCTTTTACCGGACTGCAGAAGACATCAACGAAACCGTACGTCATCGGCCCGCGCAGGCGTGGCTCGACGGCGACATGATGAGAATTTCACCGCTGAATTAA
- a CDS encoding threonine dehydratase (product_source=KO:K01754; cath_funfam=3.40.1020.10,3.40.50.1100; cog=COG1171; ko=KO:K01754; pfam=PF00291,PF00585; superfamily=53686; tigrfam=TIGR01124), with amino-acid sequence MHDYVRRILDSAVYEVANETPLERMGMLSERLGRDVFLKREDLLPVFSFKLRGAYNKIAKLSASERQQGVICASAGNHAQGVAYSAQRMGVRAIIVMPTTTPSIKVKAVRRLGGEVIIYGDTFDDARLHALDLCKKDNLVFVHPYDDPDVIAGQGTIGVELLRQHSNQLAAIYVPIGGGGLAAGIASYVKFLRPEIRVIGVEPEDAASMKAAIAAGRPVPLDEVGIFADGVAVRQAGEETFRLCSTLLDEVVTVTTDEICAAIKDIFDHTRAISEPAGAVSLAGLRKHAGQLDLPGAVIAISSGANMNFDRLRHVAERAEIGERSEALLGVTIPEKPGSYRSFIRLLGDRAITEFNYRIAPGANAQIFVGVALKAGQAEKEEIIALLRDHALTVVDMTDNELAKLHVRYMVGGRVEGLMDEMLYRFEFPERPGALLKFLEGLRSDWNISLFHYRNHGSDFGRVLAGIQVPRTERAAFEKFLKELGYPHWDETGNPAYAMFLGKN; translated from the coding sequence ATGCACGACTACGTCCGCCGCATCCTCGACTCAGCCGTTTACGAGGTCGCGAACGAAACGCCGCTCGAGCGGATGGGCATGTTGTCGGAGCGACTCGGCCGGGACGTCTTCCTGAAGCGGGAGGATCTCCTGCCCGTTTTCTCGTTCAAGCTTCGCGGCGCCTACAACAAAATCGCAAAACTATCTGCAAGTGAGAGGCAGCAAGGCGTTATCTGCGCCTCCGCGGGCAATCATGCGCAGGGTGTCGCTTATTCCGCGCAGCGGATGGGCGTGCGCGCCATCATTGTCATGCCCACCACGACGCCTTCCATCAAGGTCAAGGCGGTGCGACGTCTCGGCGGCGAAGTGATCATCTATGGCGATACCTTCGACGACGCCCGGCTCCATGCTCTGGACCTCTGCAAGAAAGACAATCTGGTCTTCGTGCACCCTTATGACGACCCCGATGTGATCGCGGGGCAAGGCACCATCGGCGTTGAGCTCCTTCGTCAACACTCAAATCAGCTCGCCGCCATTTACGTGCCGATCGGTGGCGGCGGCCTTGCTGCGGGGATTGCGAGCTACGTCAAGTTCCTGCGGCCTGAGATCCGCGTCATCGGCGTCGAACCGGAAGACGCGGCTTCGATGAAGGCAGCCATCGCGGCGGGGCGGCCTGTGCCCCTCGACGAGGTCGGCATCTTCGCCGATGGCGTGGCTGTGCGGCAGGCGGGTGAAGAAACGTTCCGCCTATGCAGCACCTTGCTCGACGAGGTGGTGACCGTCACCACCGATGAGATTTGCGCCGCCATTAAAGATATCTTCGACCATACGCGAGCCATCTCCGAACCCGCCGGCGCCGTCTCACTCGCCGGCTTGCGCAAGCATGCCGGACAACTCGATCTCCCCGGCGCGGTCATCGCGATCTCATCAGGCGCCAACATGAATTTCGACCGGTTGCGGCATGTGGCCGAGCGCGCCGAGATTGGCGAACGCTCAGAAGCATTGCTTGGTGTGACCATTCCGGAAAAGCCGGGCTCTTATCGCTCTTTCATCCGACTGCTGGGTGATCGCGCAATCACGGAGTTCAACTATCGCATCGCGCCCGGAGCGAATGCCCAGATCTTCGTCGGCGTTGCGCTCAAGGCCGGCCAGGCGGAGAAAGAGGAGATCATCGCCCTGCTCCGCGACCACGCGCTCACGGTCGTCGACATGACGGACAATGAGCTCGCCAAGCTTCACGTCCGCTACATGGTTGGCGGCCGCGTCGAAGGCTTGATGGATGAGATGCTCTACCGCTTCGAATTCCCCGAACGTCCCGGTGCGCTTCTCAAATTCCTCGAAGGCTTGCGATCCGACTGGAACATTTCGCTCTTCCACTATCGCAATCACGGCTCTGACTTCGGGCGCGTGCTGGCTGGCATTCAAGTCCCGCGAACCGAGAGGGCCGCGTTCGAGAAATTCCTGAAAGAGCTTGGCTATCCGCATTGGGATGAGACCGGTAACCCGGCTTATGCCATGTTCCTTGGCAAGAACTGA